One part of the Sardina pilchardus chromosome 5, fSarPil1.1, whole genome shotgun sequence genome encodes these proteins:
- the ksr1a gene encoding kinase suppressor of Ras 1 isoform X1, with product MDSVSDKGGKMVESDEQSERGSSGGAAMAALHQCELIQNMIEISISSLQGLRTKCAASNDLTQQEIRTLEVKLMKYICKQLQCKQKVPETERPQALDSYPRLGDWLRTINLRPELIEAVPVKLSLDALLQMPSGQVRETMRRLGSSTEECARLSAALSCLKSATESGGELREDGGPWTSEPTRRDSGSLTPVDQLPGLGLGLGGPLRPHSPSPLARPSPSTPSAPFAPFPHPRLAPVSAADIAHGYAESLTDPSPYYSARPGRIYGHTSTPPITPPSKRRHRLKPPCTPPPPSRKVLHLLPNITLTRSKSHESQLGNRIEDTPTNKCAKKNKPFLNVQINGNGCEDSPSRSPLLSARTPGAMPATAPYTLPGTPTLLEEHSGLKNNITVHRSSPQTVRRDIGLNVTHRFSTKSWLSQTCQVCQKNMIFGVKCKHCRLKCHNKCTKEAPSCRISFLPITKIRRTESVPSDINNPVDRPAEAPQFGTLPKAITKKDHPPVLNQLDSSSNPSSTTSSTPSSPAPFQQSNPPSATPPPNPSPKGHRDRFHFPAACYFQHRQFIFPDVSSSSTLHSESGLPDTVNENEPCAEDLRAELAEDEDGEEEEEEEEEEIEAEGDEEVVEEEDEEEVEEEDEEQAEEYEEDEEEEEEVHMGSDGECDGDELDDLPSARGSGGSGHWKGPISRKPSQTSVYLQEWDIPFEQLDLGELIGKGRWGRVHRGRWHGEVAIRLLEIDGNNQDHLKLFKKEVMNYRQTRHENVVLFMGACMAPPHLAIITSFCKGRTLYSVVRDTKNNLDINKTRQIAQEIVKGMGYLHAKGIVHKDLKSKNVFHDTNKVVITDFGLFGISGVVQEGRRENELKLPHGWICYLAPEIVRKMSPGNNEDRLPFSNAADVYAFGTIWYELQARDWPITNQPVEATIWQVGSGEGIKKVLTETSLGKEVTEILCTCWAYDLRERPTFAQLADMLEKLPKLNRRLSHPGHFWKSAEYVS from the exons GTGAAGCTGATGAAGTACATCTGCAAGCAGCTGCAGTGCAAGCAGAAGGTTCCGGAGACGGAGAGACCGCAGGCTCTGGACAGCTACCCCAGACTCGGAGACTGGCTGCGCACCATCAACCTCAGGCCAGAGCTCATCGAG GCTGTGCCCGTCAAGCTCTCGCTGGATGCCCTGCTGCAGATGCCCAGTGGCCAGGTGCGGGAGACCATGCGCAGGCTTGGGTCCAGCACGGAGGAGTGTGCCAGGCTGAGTGCCGCCCTGTCCTGCCTCAAGAGCGCCACTGAGTCCG GTGGCGAGCTGAGAGAGGACGGCGGGCCCTGGACGTCGGAGCCCACGCGGCGCGACAGCGGCTCCCTGACGCCCGTGGACCAGCTGCCCGgcctgggtctgggtctgggggGTCCCCTGCGCCCGCACAGCCCCTCCCCGCTGGCTCGCCCGTCGCCCAGCACGCCGTCCGCCCCCTTCGCCCCCTTCCCCCACCCGCGGCTGGCGCCCGTGTCCGCCGCCGACATCGCCCACGGCTACGCCGAGAGCCTGACGGACCCGAGCCCGTACTACTCGGCGCGGCCCGGGCGCATCTACGGGCACACGTCCACTCCGCCCATCACGCCACCGTCCAAACGCCGCCACCGGCTCAAGCCGCCCTGCACGCCGCCTCCACCCTCGCGCAAGGTGCTCCACCTGCTGCCCAACATCACGCTCACCCGCAGCAAGAGCCACGAGTCGCAGCTGGGCAACCGCATCGAGGACACgcccaccaacaa gTGCGCCAAGAAGAACAAGCCGTTCCTGAACGTGCAGATCAATGGGAACGGCTGTGAGGACTCGCCCTCGCGCTCCCCGCTGCTCTCGGCCCGCACGCCTGGCGCCATGCCCGCCACTGCCCCCTACACGCTGCCCGGCACGCCCACCCTGCTGGAGGAGCACAGCGGCCTCAAGA ATAACATAACAGTCCACCGAAGCTCTCCTCAGACAGTCAGAAGAGACATCGGCCTTAATGTGACACACAG ATTCTCCACTAAGTCCTGGCTCTCCCAGACCTGCCAGGTGTGTCAGAAGAACATGATCTTTGGTGTGAAATGCAAGCACTGCAG gtTAAAGTGCCATAACAAGTGTACAAAGGAGGCTCCCTCCTGTCGCATCTCCTTCCTCCCAA TCACTAAGATACGGAGAACGGAGTCGGTACCGTCGgacatcaacaaccctgtggaCCGGCCGGCTGAAGCGCCGCAGTTTGGGACCTTACCAAAGGCAATAACCAAGAAG gacCACCCGCCGGTACTGAACCAGCTGGACTCCAGTAGCAACCCGTCCTCCACCACCTcgtccaccccctcctccccggcCCCCTTCCAGCAGAGCAACCCCCCGAGCGCCACCCCGCCACCCAACCCCTCGCCCAAGGGCCACCGCGACCGCTTCCACTTCCCAG CTGCCTGCTACTTTCAGCACAGACAGTTTATCTTCCCTG ACGTGTCCAGTTCGTCCACGCTGCATTCTGAAAGTGGCCTTCCAGACACCGT taaTGAGAATGAGCCATGTGCAGAGGATCTGCGGGCTGAGCTggctgaggatgaggatggagag gaggaagaggaagaggaagaggaggagatcgAGGCCGAGGGAGACGAAGAAGTCGTagaggaagaagatgaagaggaggttgaggaggaggacgaggagcaggcagaggagtacgaggaggacgaggaggaggaagaggaggtccACATGGGCTCGGACGGGGAGTGCGACGGGGACGAGCTGGACGACCTCCCGAGCGCGCggggcagcggcggcagcggtcACTGGAAGGGCCCCATCTCCCGCAAGCCCAGCCAGACCAGCGTCTACCTGCAGGAGTGGGACATCCCCTTCGAGCAGCTGGACCTGGGCGAGCTGATTGGCAAGGGGCGCTGGGGGCGCGTGCACCGGGGACGCTGGCACGGAGAGGTGGCCATCCGCCTGCTGGAGATCGACGGCAACAACCAGGACCACCTCAAGCTCTTCAAGAAGGAGGTGATGAACTACCGGCAGACGCGCCACGAGAACGTCGTGCTCTTCATGGGCGCCTGCATGGCCCCGCCACACCTGGCCATCATCACAAG TTTCTGCAAAGGCCGGACTTTGTACTCGGTGGTGAGGGACACCAAGAACAATCTGGATATTAACAAGACCAGGCAAATCGCTCAAGAGATTGTAAAG GGCATGGGCTACCTTCACGCCAAAGGCATCGTTCACAAGGATCTCAAATCTAAGAATGTCTTTCACGACACCAACAAGGTGGTGATCACAGACTTTGGCCTTTTCGGGATCTCTGGAGTGGTCCAGGAGGGACG GCGTGAGAATGAGCTGAAGTTGCCACACGGGTGGATCTGTTACTTGGCACCCGAGATTGTGCGCAAGATGAGCCCGGGCAACAACGAGGACAGACTGCCCTTCTCCAACGCTGCAGACGTCTACGCCTTCGG GACCATATGGTACGAGCTGCAGGCCCGAGACTGGCCCATCACCAACCAGCCCGTGGAGGCTACCATCTGGCAGGTGGGCAGCGGGGAGGGCATCAAGAAGGTGTTGACCGAGACCAGCCTGGGCAAGGAGGTCACG GAGATTCTGTGCACGTGCTGGGCGTACGACCTGCGGGAGCGGCCCACCTTCGCCCAGCTGGCGGACATGCTGGAGAAGCTGCCCAAGCTCAACCGGAGGCTCTCCCACCCTGGACACTTCTGGAAGTCCGCTGAGTACGTATCGTAG
- the ksr1a gene encoding kinase suppressor of Ras 1 isoform X4, translating to MIWAHALSYEDKVKLMKYICKQLQCKQKVPETERPQALDSYPRLGDWLRTINLRPELIEAVPVKLSLDALLQMPSGQVRETMRRLGSSTEECARLSAALSCLKSATESGGELREDGGPWTSEPTRRDSGSLTPVDQLPGLGLGLGGPLRPHSPSPLARPSPSTPSAPFAPFPHPRLAPVSAADIAHGYAESLTDPSPYYSARPGRIYGHTSTPPITPPSKRRHRLKPPCTPPPPSRKVLHLLPNITLTRSKSHESQLGNRIEDTPTNKCAKKNKPFLNVQINGNGCEDSPSRSPLLSARTPGAMPATAPYTLPGTPTLLEEHSGLKNNITVHRSSPQTVRRDIGLNVTHRFSTKSWLSQTCQVCQKNMIFGVKCKHCRLKCHNKCTKEAPSCRISFLPITKIRRTESVPSDINNPVDRPAEAPQFGTLPKAITKKDHPPVLNQLDSSSNPSSTTSSTPSSPAPFQQSNPPSATPPPNPSPKGHRDRFHFPAACYFQHRQFIFPDVSSSSTLHSESGLPDTVNENEPCAEDLRAELAEDEDGEEEEEEEEEEIEAEGDEEVVEEEDEEEVEEEDEEQAEEYEEDEEEEEEVHMGSDGECDGDELDDLPSARGSGGSGHWKGPISRKPSQTSVYLQEWDIPFEQLDLGELIGKGRWGRVHRGRWHGEVAIRLLEIDGNNQDHLKLFKKEVMNYRQTRHENVVLFMGACMAPPHLAIITSFCKGRTLYSVVRDTKNNLDINKTRQIAQEIVKGMGYLHAKGIVHKDLKSKNVFHDTNKVVITDFGLFGISGVVQEGRRENELKLPHGWICYLAPEIVRKMSPGNNEDRLPFSNAADVYAFGTIWYELQARDWPITNQPVEATIWQVGSGEGIKKVLTETSLGKEVTEILCTCWAYDLRERPTFAQLADMLEKLPKLNRRLSHPGHFWKSAEYVS from the exons ATGATTTGGGCTCATGCTCTATCATATGAAGACAAG GTGAAGCTGATGAAGTACATCTGCAAGCAGCTGCAGTGCAAGCAGAAGGTTCCGGAGACGGAGAGACCGCAGGCTCTGGACAGCTACCCCAGACTCGGAGACTGGCTGCGCACCATCAACCTCAGGCCAGAGCTCATCGAG GCTGTGCCCGTCAAGCTCTCGCTGGATGCCCTGCTGCAGATGCCCAGTGGCCAGGTGCGGGAGACCATGCGCAGGCTTGGGTCCAGCACGGAGGAGTGTGCCAGGCTGAGTGCCGCCCTGTCCTGCCTCAAGAGCGCCACTGAGTCCG GTGGCGAGCTGAGAGAGGACGGCGGGCCCTGGACGTCGGAGCCCACGCGGCGCGACAGCGGCTCCCTGACGCCCGTGGACCAGCTGCCCGgcctgggtctgggtctgggggGTCCCCTGCGCCCGCACAGCCCCTCCCCGCTGGCTCGCCCGTCGCCCAGCACGCCGTCCGCCCCCTTCGCCCCCTTCCCCCACCCGCGGCTGGCGCCCGTGTCCGCCGCCGACATCGCCCACGGCTACGCCGAGAGCCTGACGGACCCGAGCCCGTACTACTCGGCGCGGCCCGGGCGCATCTACGGGCACACGTCCACTCCGCCCATCACGCCACCGTCCAAACGCCGCCACCGGCTCAAGCCGCCCTGCACGCCGCCTCCACCCTCGCGCAAGGTGCTCCACCTGCTGCCCAACATCACGCTCACCCGCAGCAAGAGCCACGAGTCGCAGCTGGGCAACCGCATCGAGGACACgcccaccaacaa gTGCGCCAAGAAGAACAAGCCGTTCCTGAACGTGCAGATCAATGGGAACGGCTGTGAGGACTCGCCCTCGCGCTCCCCGCTGCTCTCGGCCCGCACGCCTGGCGCCATGCCCGCCACTGCCCCCTACACGCTGCCCGGCACGCCCACCCTGCTGGAGGAGCACAGCGGCCTCAAGA ATAACATAACAGTCCACCGAAGCTCTCCTCAGACAGTCAGAAGAGACATCGGCCTTAATGTGACACACAG ATTCTCCACTAAGTCCTGGCTCTCCCAGACCTGCCAGGTGTGTCAGAAGAACATGATCTTTGGTGTGAAATGCAAGCACTGCAG gtTAAAGTGCCATAACAAGTGTACAAAGGAGGCTCCCTCCTGTCGCATCTCCTTCCTCCCAA TCACTAAGATACGGAGAACGGAGTCGGTACCGTCGgacatcaacaaccctgtggaCCGGCCGGCTGAAGCGCCGCAGTTTGGGACCTTACCAAAGGCAATAACCAAGAAG gacCACCCGCCGGTACTGAACCAGCTGGACTCCAGTAGCAACCCGTCCTCCACCACCTcgtccaccccctcctccccggcCCCCTTCCAGCAGAGCAACCCCCCGAGCGCCACCCCGCCACCCAACCCCTCGCCCAAGGGCCACCGCGACCGCTTCCACTTCCCAG CTGCCTGCTACTTTCAGCACAGACAGTTTATCTTCCCTG ACGTGTCCAGTTCGTCCACGCTGCATTCTGAAAGTGGCCTTCCAGACACCGT taaTGAGAATGAGCCATGTGCAGAGGATCTGCGGGCTGAGCTggctgaggatgaggatggagag gaggaagaggaagaggaagaggaggagatcgAGGCCGAGGGAGACGAAGAAGTCGTagaggaagaagatgaagaggaggttgaggaggaggacgaggagcaggcagaggagtacgaggaggacgaggaggaggaagaggaggtccACATGGGCTCGGACGGGGAGTGCGACGGGGACGAGCTGGACGACCTCCCGAGCGCGCggggcagcggcggcagcggtcACTGGAAGGGCCCCATCTCCCGCAAGCCCAGCCAGACCAGCGTCTACCTGCAGGAGTGGGACATCCCCTTCGAGCAGCTGGACCTGGGCGAGCTGATTGGCAAGGGGCGCTGGGGGCGCGTGCACCGGGGACGCTGGCACGGAGAGGTGGCCATCCGCCTGCTGGAGATCGACGGCAACAACCAGGACCACCTCAAGCTCTTCAAGAAGGAGGTGATGAACTACCGGCAGACGCGCCACGAGAACGTCGTGCTCTTCATGGGCGCCTGCATGGCCCCGCCACACCTGGCCATCATCACAAG TTTCTGCAAAGGCCGGACTTTGTACTCGGTGGTGAGGGACACCAAGAACAATCTGGATATTAACAAGACCAGGCAAATCGCTCAAGAGATTGTAAAG GGCATGGGCTACCTTCACGCCAAAGGCATCGTTCACAAGGATCTCAAATCTAAGAATGTCTTTCACGACACCAACAAGGTGGTGATCACAGACTTTGGCCTTTTCGGGATCTCTGGAGTGGTCCAGGAGGGACG GCGTGAGAATGAGCTGAAGTTGCCACACGGGTGGATCTGTTACTTGGCACCCGAGATTGTGCGCAAGATGAGCCCGGGCAACAACGAGGACAGACTGCCCTTCTCCAACGCTGCAGACGTCTACGCCTTCGG GACCATATGGTACGAGCTGCAGGCCCGAGACTGGCCCATCACCAACCAGCCCGTGGAGGCTACCATCTGGCAGGTGGGCAGCGGGGAGGGCATCAAGAAGGTGTTGACCGAGACCAGCCTGGGCAAGGAGGTCACG GAGATTCTGTGCACGTGCTGGGCGTACGACCTGCGGGAGCGGCCCACCTTCGCCCAGCTGGCGGACATGCTGGAGAAGCTGCCCAAGCTCAACCGGAGGCTCTCCCACCCTGGACACTTCTGGAAGTCCGCTGAGTACGTATCGTAG
- the ksr1a gene encoding kinase suppressor of Ras 1 isoform X2, with amino-acid sequence MDSVSDKGGKMVESDEQSERGSSGGAAMAALHQCELIQNMIEISISSLQGLRTKCAASNDLTQQEIRTLEVKLMKYICKQLQCKQKVPETERPQALDSYPRLGDWLRTINLRPELIEAVPVKLSLDALLQMPSGQVRETMRRLGSSTEECARLSAALSCLKSATESGGELREDGGPWTSEPTRRDSGSLTPVDQLPGLGLGLGGPLRPHSPSPLARPSPSTPSAPFAPFPHPRLAPVSAADIAHGYAESLTDPSPYYSARPGRIYGHTSTPPITPPSKRRHRLKPPCTPPPPSRKVLHLLPNITLTRSKSHESQLGNRIEDTPTNKCAKKNKPFLNVQINGNGCEDSPSRSPLLSARTPGAMPATAPYTLPGTPTLLEEHSGLKNNITVHRSSPQTVRRDIGLNVTHRFSTKSWLSQTCQVCQKNMIFGVKCKHCRLKCHNKCTKEAPSCRISFLPITKIRRTESVPSDINNPVDRPAEAPQFGTLPKAITKKDHPPVLNQLDSSSNPSSTTSSTPSSPAPFQQSNPPSATPPPNPSPKGHRDRFHFPAACYFQHRQFIFPDVSSSSTLHSESGLPDTVNENEPCAEDLRAELAEDEDGEEEEEEEEEEIEAEGDEEVVEEEDEEEVEEEDEEQAEEYEEDEEEEEEVHMGSDGECDGDELDDLPSARGSGGSGHWKGPISRKPSQTSVYLQEWDIPFEQLDLGELIGKGRWGRVHRGRWHGEVAIRLLEIDGNNQDHLKLFKKEVMNYRQTRHENVVLFMGACMAPPHLAIITSFCKGRTLYSVVRDTKNNLDINKTRQIAQEIVKGMGYLHAKGIVHKDLKSKNVFHDTNKVVITDFGLFGISGVVQEGRRENELKLPHGWICYLAPEIVRKMSPGNNEDRLPFSNAADVYAFGTIWYELQARDWPITNQPVEATIWQVGSGEGIKKVLTETSLGKEVTEILCTCWAYDLRERPTFAQLADMLEKLPKLNRRLSHPGHFWKSAEL; translated from the exons GTGAAGCTGATGAAGTACATCTGCAAGCAGCTGCAGTGCAAGCAGAAGGTTCCGGAGACGGAGAGACCGCAGGCTCTGGACAGCTACCCCAGACTCGGAGACTGGCTGCGCACCATCAACCTCAGGCCAGAGCTCATCGAG GCTGTGCCCGTCAAGCTCTCGCTGGATGCCCTGCTGCAGATGCCCAGTGGCCAGGTGCGGGAGACCATGCGCAGGCTTGGGTCCAGCACGGAGGAGTGTGCCAGGCTGAGTGCCGCCCTGTCCTGCCTCAAGAGCGCCACTGAGTCCG GTGGCGAGCTGAGAGAGGACGGCGGGCCCTGGACGTCGGAGCCCACGCGGCGCGACAGCGGCTCCCTGACGCCCGTGGACCAGCTGCCCGgcctgggtctgggtctgggggGTCCCCTGCGCCCGCACAGCCCCTCCCCGCTGGCTCGCCCGTCGCCCAGCACGCCGTCCGCCCCCTTCGCCCCCTTCCCCCACCCGCGGCTGGCGCCCGTGTCCGCCGCCGACATCGCCCACGGCTACGCCGAGAGCCTGACGGACCCGAGCCCGTACTACTCGGCGCGGCCCGGGCGCATCTACGGGCACACGTCCACTCCGCCCATCACGCCACCGTCCAAACGCCGCCACCGGCTCAAGCCGCCCTGCACGCCGCCTCCACCCTCGCGCAAGGTGCTCCACCTGCTGCCCAACATCACGCTCACCCGCAGCAAGAGCCACGAGTCGCAGCTGGGCAACCGCATCGAGGACACgcccaccaacaa gTGCGCCAAGAAGAACAAGCCGTTCCTGAACGTGCAGATCAATGGGAACGGCTGTGAGGACTCGCCCTCGCGCTCCCCGCTGCTCTCGGCCCGCACGCCTGGCGCCATGCCCGCCACTGCCCCCTACACGCTGCCCGGCACGCCCACCCTGCTGGAGGAGCACAGCGGCCTCAAGA ATAACATAACAGTCCACCGAAGCTCTCCTCAGACAGTCAGAAGAGACATCGGCCTTAATGTGACACACAG ATTCTCCACTAAGTCCTGGCTCTCCCAGACCTGCCAGGTGTGTCAGAAGAACATGATCTTTGGTGTGAAATGCAAGCACTGCAG gtTAAAGTGCCATAACAAGTGTACAAAGGAGGCTCCCTCCTGTCGCATCTCCTTCCTCCCAA TCACTAAGATACGGAGAACGGAGTCGGTACCGTCGgacatcaacaaccctgtggaCCGGCCGGCTGAAGCGCCGCAGTTTGGGACCTTACCAAAGGCAATAACCAAGAAG gacCACCCGCCGGTACTGAACCAGCTGGACTCCAGTAGCAACCCGTCCTCCACCACCTcgtccaccccctcctccccggcCCCCTTCCAGCAGAGCAACCCCCCGAGCGCCACCCCGCCACCCAACCCCTCGCCCAAGGGCCACCGCGACCGCTTCCACTTCCCAG CTGCCTGCTACTTTCAGCACAGACAGTTTATCTTCCCTG ACGTGTCCAGTTCGTCCACGCTGCATTCTGAAAGTGGCCTTCCAGACACCGT taaTGAGAATGAGCCATGTGCAGAGGATCTGCGGGCTGAGCTggctgaggatgaggatggagag gaggaagaggaagaggaagaggaggagatcgAGGCCGAGGGAGACGAAGAAGTCGTagaggaagaagatgaagaggaggttgaggaggaggacgaggagcaggcagaggagtacgaggaggacgaggaggaggaagaggaggtccACATGGGCTCGGACGGGGAGTGCGACGGGGACGAGCTGGACGACCTCCCGAGCGCGCggggcagcggcggcagcggtcACTGGAAGGGCCCCATCTCCCGCAAGCCCAGCCAGACCAGCGTCTACCTGCAGGAGTGGGACATCCCCTTCGAGCAGCTGGACCTGGGCGAGCTGATTGGCAAGGGGCGCTGGGGGCGCGTGCACCGGGGACGCTGGCACGGAGAGGTGGCCATCCGCCTGCTGGAGATCGACGGCAACAACCAGGACCACCTCAAGCTCTTCAAGAAGGAGGTGATGAACTACCGGCAGACGCGCCACGAGAACGTCGTGCTCTTCATGGGCGCCTGCATGGCCCCGCCACACCTGGCCATCATCACAAG TTTCTGCAAAGGCCGGACTTTGTACTCGGTGGTGAGGGACACCAAGAACAATCTGGATATTAACAAGACCAGGCAAATCGCTCAAGAGATTGTAAAG GGCATGGGCTACCTTCACGCCAAAGGCATCGTTCACAAGGATCTCAAATCTAAGAATGTCTTTCACGACACCAACAAGGTGGTGATCACAGACTTTGGCCTTTTCGGGATCTCTGGAGTGGTCCAGGAGGGACG GCGTGAGAATGAGCTGAAGTTGCCACACGGGTGGATCTGTTACTTGGCACCCGAGATTGTGCGCAAGATGAGCCCGGGCAACAACGAGGACAGACTGCCCTTCTCCAACGCTGCAGACGTCTACGCCTTCGG GACCATATGGTACGAGCTGCAGGCCCGAGACTGGCCCATCACCAACCAGCCCGTGGAGGCTACCATCTGGCAGGTGGGCAGCGGGGAGGGCATCAAGAAGGTGTTGACCGAGACCAGCCTGGGCAAGGAGGTCACG GAGATTCTGTGCACGTGCTGGGCGTACGACCTGCGGGAGCGGCCCACCTTCGCCCAGCTGGCGGACATGCTGGAGAAGCTGCCCAAGCTCAACCGGAGGCTCTCCCACCCTGGACACTTCTGGAAGTCCGCTGA GTTGTAG